GGGCAGAAGGCGACGCCCTTCGCCGCCATCGCCGCGAAAATCTCCGGCGTGCCGCCATCGCCATGCTCGATCGTATCGGCGCCGGCGGCGATCGCGCGCGTCATCCCCTCCGCCGTGCCGGCATGGACCGCGACGAGCCGGCCGGCATCATGCGCTGCGCCGACCGCGGCCTCGAGCTCGGCCGCGCTCAACGTCGCGCGGCTCGGCTCGCCGGGGCGCCAGCGATAATCGGCATAAAGCTTGATCCAGTCGGCACCGGCGGCGATCTGGCGGCGCACCGCCGCGACGACGCCGTCGACCCCCGACGCCTCCTCGGCCCCCTGCGGCACGGCGACGCCCGGCTCGAACCCCTTGGGGCCATAGGCGCCGAGGGCGACGATCGCGCGGGTCGAGACGAGCAGGCGCGGACCTTCGACGATGCCTTGGTCGATCGCCGCCTTCAGCCCGACATCGGCATAGCCGGCGCCTTCGGTGCCAAGATCGCGTTCGGTGGTGAAGCCGGCGCGCAAGGTCGTGCGCGCCTGCGCCACCGCCCGCGCGGTACGCAGCGCGATCGCCTCATGGAGCACCTGATCGTCCCAACTGGTCTCGTTATAGGGATGCAGGAACAGATGGCCATGGCCCTCGATCATCCCCGGCATCAGCGTGGCGCCGGCGAGATCGACGGTGGTCGCACCGGCAGGCACGGCGAGATCGGGGCCGACCGCAGCGATCGTGTCGCCGCGCACCAGCACCTGCCAGCCGGGATGCGTCCTGCCGTCGAGGCCGTCGAACACCGCCGCGGGCTTCAGCAGCAGCGCCGCCGGCTGCGCCGCGGGCTGTGCGCGCGCCGCCATCGGAGCCAGCGCTACAGCCGCAACGGTCATCAGCCAGCGCATGGTCTTTCCCCCCGTCCCCAACTGGGCTCGATGCCATCAATAGGGCTCTTCGACACGCGCGCAATCCACCGATCCTGCTGGCGGCCAGTGCGGTGGACCCGAACCGACGTGCCGCATCCCGGTGCACGCGCATTGCCGATGGCGGGCGGGCCGATCCGGCGGGCGTGCCCGCCCCATCCATCCGGATCGGCGGCGACGCCGTCAATCATACCGGGGGATGATCATTTCTATTTTTTAGAAAGTTTCGTCGCCTTTTATCCCACTGAACCGGGGAGCCGTGTGCGCCTAGATGAGATCCATCGAAGGATGGAGGTAGAGATGGCGTCGCGTGTCGCTGAACTGAGCAAGACCGAGTGGATGGCCGTCGCGGTGGCGCTGAACGACGCCAACGCCTTCGGCTGCAGCATCCCGCCTGAAGCCGGCAGCCTGCGCGGCAAGCTGAGCGGCGCCGCGCGGACCCTGTTCGGCATCGAGCCGCGCAAGCAGCTCGCCGATCCGCGGCTGGAGACGCTGCGCCGCTTCGTCTGCACGACGCGCGCGCGCCGCCGTCCGGCCGACGAGTTCATGCCGGCCCTCATCCAGCACGGCTTCAACCCAGCGCAGGTCGACGCGATCGCGCAGCTTTCGGCCTGAGCCGATCCCCGTCTTTCCAAGGAAGCACCCCATGAGCATCCGGTCCAGCGCCGACACTATCGACCACGTTCTTCTCGCGCCGCTGCGCGACCTGGGCGACGGCTTCAACGTCCGCCGCGCCCTGCCCTCCCCGCAGCGCCGGATGGTCGGCCCCTTCATCTTCTTCGACCAGATGGGTCGCGCCACCTTCGGTCGCGGCGAGGGGCTGGACGTTCGCCCGCACCCGCATATCGGCCTTGCGACGATCACCTATCTGCTCGAAGGCGAGATCCTGCACCGCGACAGCGTTGGCAGCGTCCAGACCATCCGCCCCGGCGAGGTCAACCTGATGACCGCGGGCTCGGGCATCGTCCATTCGGAACGCACGGGCCCGGACGTCCGCGCTGCCGGTGGCCCGCTGTTCGGGCTGCAGAGCTGGATCGCGCTGCCGACCCGGCTGGAGGAAATGGATCCCGGCTTCACCCATCACAAGGCGAGCGAGATCCCCGGCATCGATGCGGAGGGCGTGACGCTCAAGCTGATCGCCGGCACCAGCGACGGCCTGCGCTCACCGGTGAAGAGCCATTCGGATATCGTCTATGCCGACATCCAGCTCGCCGACCGCGCCCGCTACCAGCTGCGTGCCGAGCATGTCGAACGCGCGATCTACGTCGTCTCGGGCAAGGTCGAGGTGACCGGGCAGACCGGCGCGTTCGAGGAAGGCCAGCTCGTGCTGTTCAAGCCGGGTGCCGAGATCGTGATCCGCGCCGTCGGCACCGCCCGTGTCATGCTGGTCGGAGGGGAGCCCTTCGCCGAGAGCCGCCACATCTTCTGGAACTTCGTCTCCAGTTCCCCCGAGCGGATCGAGCAGGCCAAGCGCGACTGGCAGCAGCGCCGTTTCGCCGAGGTGCCCGCCGAGACGGATTTCATCCCGCTGCCAGACCCCGTTCCCGCCCGTGCCGCGGCGTGACCCGCATCACTGCGACACCCGCGAATCGCAGCTATCCAGACTGCGGAGGAAAGACATGCAGACCCGATCGACCCGCCTGACCCAGACCCGCAGCACCCTGCACCAGACGCTTGC
The window above is part of the Sphingomonas sanxanigenens DSM 19645 = NX02 genome. Proteins encoded here:
- a CDS encoding metal-dependent hydrolase family protein, with the protein product MRWLMTVAAVALAPMAARAQPAAQPAALLLKPAAVFDGLDGRTHPGWQVLVRGDTIAAVGPDLAVPAGATTVDLAGATLMPGMIEGHGHLFLHPYNETSWDDQVLHEAIALRTARAVAQARTTLRAGFTTERDLGTEGAGYADVGLKAAIDQGIVEGPRLLVSTRAIVALGAYGPKGFEPGVAVPQGAEEASGVDGVVAAVRRQIAAGADWIKLYADYRWRPGEPSRATLSAAELEAAVGAAHDAGRLVAVHAGTAEGMTRAIAAGADTIEHGDGGTPEIFAAMAAKGVAFCPTLAASDAISRYRGWDGRAPAPSAVQNSISSLRLALKAGVAICLGGDVGVYAHGDNAREMEQMVDAGMSSAQVLIAATSGNARWLRMADRIGAVKPGMLADLVAVAGDPVADIKAVRRIRLVVKNGAIVRREAD
- a CDS encoding pirin family protein, which encodes MSIRSSADTIDHVLLAPLRDLGDGFNVRRALPSPQRRMVGPFIFFDQMGRATFGRGEGLDVRPHPHIGLATITYLLEGEILHRDSVGSVQTIRPGEVNLMTAGSGIVHSERTGPDVRAAGGPLFGLQSWIALPTRLEEMDPGFTHHKASEIPGIDAEGVTLKLIAGTSDGLRSPVKSHSDIVYADIQLADRARYQLRAEHVERAIYVVSGKVEVTGQTGAFEEGQLVLFKPGAEIVIRAVGTARVMLVGGEPFAESRHIFWNFVSSSPERIEQAKRDWQQRRFAEVPAETDFIPLPDPVPARAAA